A portion of the Candidatus Hydrogenedentota bacterium genome contains these proteins:
- a CDS encoding glycosyltransferase family 2 protein, with translation MPCLNEEKTVAVCIQKALTSMNAMGVVGEVVIADNGSTDRSREIAAAEGARVVEVVARGYGSALRGGIEAAQGAFIIMGDADDSYDFANLRPFIEKLREGHDLVMGNRFLGGIQPGAMPPLHRYLGNPVLSFIGRLLFRTPIRDFHCGLRGFSKDAFARMDLRTTGMEFASEIVVKASLLRMRITEVPTTLKPDGRDRPPHLRSWHDGWRHLRFLLIFCPRWLFLYPGFAMLAAGVLLAVAVLLTGAQRANSLLFAMALIAIGFQSVSFSLIVRRFAEMEGLLPAKKSFDRLLGLLTLERGLAMGTGTFVLGLIGFAIATVYWGRSGFGAFPRVLTHTLVVPSAFALVMGVQVVLNSFVLSIISLEHIGSRKASP, from the coding sequence ATGCCCTGTCTGAATGAAGAAAAGACCGTCGCGGTGTGTATTCAGAAGGCCCTGACCTCCATGAACGCCATGGGCGTTGTGGGCGAAGTGGTTATCGCCGACAACGGCAGCACGGATCGATCCCGCGAAATAGCGGCCGCCGAAGGCGCCCGTGTGGTGGAAGTCGTCGCGCGTGGTTACGGGTCCGCCCTGCGGGGCGGGATAGAAGCGGCCCAGGGCGCATTTATCATCATGGGTGACGCGGACGACAGTTACGACTTTGCCAATCTCCGTCCCTTCATCGAAAAGCTTCGGGAAGGCCACGACCTGGTCATGGGCAACCGTTTCCTGGGCGGAATACAGCCGGGCGCGATGCCGCCGCTTCACCGTTATCTGGGCAATCCCGTGCTGAGCTTTATCGGACGCCTCCTTTTCCGCACGCCCATACGCGATTTCCACTGCGGCCTACGCGGCTTCAGCAAGGACGCCTTTGCGCGGATGGACCTGCGAACCACGGGCATGGAGTTCGCCAGCGAGATTGTAGTTAAGGCGTCGTTGCTTCGCATGCGGATCACCGAAGTGCCGACCACGCTGAAACCCGATGGTCGCGACCGACCGCCCCACTTGCGCTCCTGGCACGATGGATGGCGTCATCTGCGATTCCTGCTGATTTTCTGCCCGCGCTGGCTCTTCCTCTACCCCGGTTTTGCCATGCTTGCCGCTGGTGTGCTCCTCGCCGTCGCGGTGCTTCTCACCGGCGCCCAACGCGCCAATTCGCTCCTCTTCGCCATGGCGCTCATCGCCATCGGTTTCCAGTCGGTGTCTTTTTCTCTCATCGTCAGGCGATTTGCCGAGATGGAAGGACTATTGCCCGCCAAGAAGAGTTTTGACCGGCTTCTCGGACTGCTGACGCTTGAGCGGGGCCTCGCCATGGGAACCGGCACCTTCGTCCTCGGTCTGATCGGTTTTGCGATTGCAACGGTCTACTGGGGGCGCTCCGGTTTCGGAGCCTTCCCCCGCGTCCTGACCCATACCCTCGTCGTGCCCTCGGCCTTTGCCCTGGTGATGGGTGTGCAGGTGGTGCTCAATTCCTTTGTGCTCAGCATCATTTCTCTGGAGCACATTGGGTCCAGAAAGGCGTCGCCATGA
- a CDS encoding class I SAM-dependent methyltransferase yields the protein MTAEDSESPRCPACASDFTRRWLNKGGYAHGRCNACGHGFVFPLPSQMTIDAYYRHLDSGLSSDASWQTEAGHKIQLWRDLLNRVEVASGRGPLLDLGCGGGQFLQLAAQCGWSDATGVEPSPKAVALARAAVTAPIYEGSWKDVSLSPSNFAAVALLDVLEHDRDPLGLLAHCFRLLRPGGSLLITVPNIRGLSIRCFGEGAYVVIPPEHLSYFTAKSLRLMLLKSGFAPPATFTCDLYLKEWLRFISRLRKGKPAASASTDGRSQYLKWHRRLSGGVAIHGIGVANTFLAALGCGDQLVAVARKPFGSPEHA from the coding sequence GTGACTGCGGAGGACTCGGAGAGCCCGCGCTGCCCGGCGTGCGCGAGTGACTTCACACGCCGGTGGCTCAACAAAGGCGGCTACGCCCATGGCCGCTGCAATGCCTGTGGCCACGGATTTGTTTTTCCCCTGCCGAGTCAAATGACTATCGACGCCTACTATCGGCATCTCGATTCCGGCCTGAGTTCCGACGCTTCGTGGCAGACCGAGGCCGGGCACAAGATACAGCTCTGGCGCGATCTCCTGAACCGAGTCGAGGTCGCTTCGGGACGCGGCCCCCTGTTGGATCTCGGGTGCGGCGGGGGCCAGTTTCTCCAACTGGCCGCGCAATGCGGATGGTCGGACGCCACCGGCGTGGAACCATCCCCGAAAGCCGTCGCCCTTGCGCGCGCCGCAGTCACCGCGCCGATTTACGAGGGCTCCTGGAAAGACGTCTCGCTGTCGCCGTCGAATTTCGCCGCCGTGGCACTCTTGGACGTGCTGGAACACGACAGGGACCCCCTCGGTCTCCTGGCGCACTGCTTTCGCCTGCTGCGGCCCGGCGGGAGCCTCCTGATCACCGTTCCCAATATTCGCGGCCTGTCGATTCGATGTTTCGGCGAGGGCGCCTATGTGGTTATCCCCCCGGAGCATCTGTCCTATTTCACGGCCAAATCCCTCAGGCTCATGCTCCTGAAATCCGGCTTCGCTCCGCCGGCGACCTTTACTTGTGACCTTTATCTCAAAGAGTGGCTTCGCTTCATCTCACGGTTGCGGAAGGGAAAGCCCGCCGCCTCGGCCTCAACGGACGGCAGATCGCAGTACCTGAAATGGCACCGGCGCCTTTCCGGAGGCGTCGCAATCCATGGAATCGGCGTGGCAAACACTTTCCTGGCCGCACTCGGTTGCGGCGACCAGTTGGTCGCCGTGGCGCGGAAACCTTTCGGGAGCCCCGAACATGCCTGA
- the yaaA gene encoding peroxide stress protein YaaA: protein MYVLLPPSEGKSSALGSASFRRGRPEFVRDVEGVLTYLASLSARERLALYGLKSEEKAREAHAWNLSALDTPAVPALERYTGVVYDHLDFGTLPNRAAARKRLLIVSALFGLIPGATPLPCYKLSMTPWLTRYWRPRNSARLEAITQGKPVLNLLSQNYARALEYPSLITVDFRVGGGQKAAGHFGKAIKGRFVRWLLENNVKRVQDFGDFREEGYQFDGENFVQAVRPAGRA from the coding sequence GTGTATGTATTGCTTCCCCCCAGCGAGGGCAAGTCATCCGCTCTGGGTTCCGCTTCTTTTCGCCGTGGGCGTCCAGAGTTCGTTCGCGATGTCGAAGGGGTTCTAACCTATCTGGCTTCGTTGTCGGCCCGTGAGCGGCTTGCCCTTTACGGTCTGAAGTCGGAGGAAAAGGCCCGGGAGGCCCACGCCTGGAACCTGAGCGCGCTGGATACACCGGCCGTACCGGCGCTGGAACGCTATACCGGCGTGGTTTATGACCACCTCGATTTCGGCACGCTCCCCAATCGGGCCGCAGCCAGGAAGCGACTTCTCATCGTCTCGGCCTTGTTCGGGCTCATCCCCGGGGCCACACCGCTGCCGTGCTACAAGCTATCCATGACGCCGTGGCTGACGCGCTACTGGCGTCCGAGGAACAGCGCGCGCCTGGAAGCGATCACCCAGGGGAAACCCGTCTTGAATCTCCTTTCGCAGAATTACGCCCGTGCGCTGGAATACCCGTCGTTGATCACCGTCGATTTTCGCGTTGGAGGCGGTCAGAAAGCGGCGGGACATTTCGGTAAAGCGATCAAGGGCCGTTTTGTTCGGTGGCTGCTGGAAAACAATGTCAAACGAGTGCAGGACTTTGGCGATTTCCGGGAGGAGGGGTATCAATTCGACGGGGAAAACTTCGTCCAGGCGGTACGTCCTGCGGGCAGGGCCTAA
- a CDS encoding glycosyltransferase family 4 protein, translated as MDSLTNSGVPVLLVTHYFAEQGGGIERVAAQLAAQLGRTGHKITWAASDTCQLTESSRAAAQCVPMRTWDGIQQATGAPWPVWSPRSILQLWKLVGQTTVVHIHDCLYMGNIVAFLFARMRGRPVVVTQHVSDVPFKNPVLKLALWLAYQSIGRLLLGWADQVVFISEVVRDDFLRHFRFHRAPQFIPNGVDASLFTLLDADSREEVRRKLFGTFADRTVFIFAGRFVEKKGLAVLRRIAASMPGKCFVLLGQGPVDPKSWELENVRVVGAVSQTELARYYQAADALVLPSVGEGLPLVVQEAMSTGLTVAVSSRTARADSTASAYLLHAPCTDEMDEDAVVEHWIDLLEAIEPRHGDADIRRIEIRRFATSRWSWEQCAEHYASIFRTLA; from the coding sequence ATGGATTCCCTGACCAACAGCGGGGTACCAGTGCTCCTGGTCACGCATTATTTCGCGGAACAAGGTGGGGGAATAGAGCGCGTAGCCGCCCAACTCGCCGCCCAACTGGGGCGAACCGGACACAAAATCACCTGGGCCGCAAGTGATACCTGCCAGCTTACGGAGTCGTCCAGGGCCGCGGCGCAATGCGTTCCCATGCGGACGTGGGACGGCATTCAGCAGGCCACAGGCGCGCCGTGGCCCGTCTGGAGCCCGAGGTCCATACTCCAACTATGGAAACTCGTGGGGCAGACCACGGTCGTCCATATCCACGACTGCCTCTACATGGGCAACATCGTTGCCTTTCTATTTGCCCGCATGCGCGGACGACCGGTTGTGGTCACCCAACACGTTTCCGATGTACCCTTCAAGAATCCCGTACTGAAGCTGGCGCTCTGGCTTGCCTATCAGAGTATCGGGCGGCTGTTACTCGGGTGGGCGGATCAGGTCGTCTTTATCAGCGAAGTGGTTCGCGACGACTTTCTGCGGCACTTTCGGTTTCACCGCGCGCCACAGTTCATTCCAAATGGGGTCGACGCTTCGTTGTTCACGCTTCTCGATGCGGATTCGCGGGAAGAAGTTCGCCGCAAACTTTTCGGAACTTTTGCGGACCGAACGGTGTTTATCTTCGCAGGGCGCTTCGTTGAGAAGAAAGGACTCGCTGTTTTGCGGCGTATCGCCGCTTCGATGCCGGGCAAATGCTTCGTGTTGCTCGGTCAGGGTCCCGTCGATCCGAAGTCCTGGGAACTGGAGAATGTGCGGGTCGTCGGTGCGGTGTCCCAAACCGAACTTGCGCGGTACTATCAGGCTGCGGACGCCCTGGTGCTACCCAGCGTGGGCGAAGGTCTGCCGCTGGTGGTTCAAGAGGCCATGAGTACCGGTTTGACGGTCGCGGTATCTTCGAGGACGGCTCGTGCCGACTCGACGGCAAGCGCATACCTGTTGCACGCACCGTGTACGGATGAAATGGATGAAGATGCAGTTGTGGAACACTGGATCGACTTGCTGGAGGCCATTGAGCCCCGACATGGCGATGCCGATATCCGCCGAATCGAGATTCGTCGATTCGCAACGAGCCGCTGGTCGTGGGAGCAATGCGCGGAGCACTACGCGAGCATTTTTCGCACCCTTGCCTGA
- a CDS encoding metallophosphoesterase family protein: MPSFLPPVRVPFLILMLLITVPFFAGCARIDHVYLTWQHDPRTTMTVNYQSPKHYEALKLAYDTESHGGVAAEYAMQAEGTVVRQIPGLRDERYIYHVEATDLIPGETYYFVLSEGGESVTEELRFRPLPPDNTPLRFIAGGDMTILPRAHQLTGLAGGTDPMFALIGGDIAYDNGKLSSAWMWDHWFAMWENNMVTSDGVMVPMILAIGNHEVNEKQGTLLERAPFYYAFFAQGGLPYFSRKVRDDTLLVVLDSGHTVLHAEQIPWLEQTLKDGQDVENRMAVYHAPLYPSHRDFDDWRAVAGRENWLPIFDRYGLDVAFENHDHSFKRSKVLKGNQVAESGTVYLGDGSFGVNPREAVDPGRWYLEKASGTPHFWVVTIDDAGMHFKAISQAEETLDELTVE, encoded by the coding sequence ATGCCCAGTTTTCTCCCCCCGGTCAGGGTACCGTTCCTGATTCTCATGTTGCTGATCACCGTCCCGTTTTTCGCGGGCTGCGCGCGCATTGATCACGTCTACCTGACCTGGCAACATGACCCACGCACCACGATGACGGTGAATTATCAGAGTCCGAAGCACTATGAAGCGCTGAAACTCGCCTATGACACCGAATCTCATGGCGGTGTGGCGGCGGAGTATGCCATGCAGGCGGAAGGCACCGTGGTGCGCCAGATTCCCGGTCTGCGCGACGAACGGTATATTTACCATGTCGAGGCGACCGACCTGATTCCCGGCGAAACCTACTACTTCGTACTCAGCGAGGGTGGGGAAAGCGTGACCGAGGAGCTCCGATTCCGCCCCCTGCCCCCGGACAACACCCCCCTTCGTTTCATAGCCGGGGGCGATATGACCATTCTACCCCGTGCGCATCAGCTTACGGGGCTGGCCGGCGGGACTGACCCCATGTTCGCCCTCATTGGCGGGGATATCGCCTACGACAATGGCAAACTGAGCAGCGCCTGGATGTGGGATCACTGGTTTGCCATGTGGGAAAACAACATGGTGACATCGGATGGCGTGATGGTGCCCATGATCCTGGCGATCGGCAATCATGAGGTCAACGAGAAGCAGGGCACACTCCTGGAGCGGGCTCCCTTTTATTATGCATTCTTCGCCCAGGGGGGGCTCCCCTACTTCTCCCGTAAGGTGCGGGATGACACCCTGCTGGTGGTCCTCGATTCCGGCCATACTGTCCTCCACGCGGAGCAGATTCCCTGGCTGGAACAGACCCTGAAGGATGGACAGGACGTCGAAAACCGGATGGCGGTTTACCATGCTCCCCTCTACCCCAGCCATCGCGATTTTGACGACTGGCGGGCGGTGGCGGGGCGCGAAAACTGGTTGCCGATTTTCGATCGGTATGGCCTGGATGTCGCCTTTGAGAATCACGATCACTCCTTCAAGCGCAGCAAGGTGTTGAAGGGAAATCAGGTGGCCGAATCCGGCACGGTCTATCTTGGCGATGGCAGTTTCGGCGTCAATCCCCGAGAAGCGGTTGATCCCGGACGCTGGTACCTGGAAAAGGCCTCCGGTACGCCCCATTTCTGGGTGGTCACCATCGATGATGCGGGCATGCACTTCAAAGCCATCAGCCAGGCCGAAGAGACGCTCGACGAACTTACGGTGGAATGA
- a CDS encoding ankyrin repeat domain-containing protein, whose translation MDRRAGNLVFQACVRLSSVPPRLAALAGLLLALSVSGCRPQVPTPEIDYAPEEAGNTVRRTEDVAPAPALHALLDLFLRGVDHPLAPTRWRVAGLSYYPSIHQAVAAGDLYAVVDQIEGGANLHERDKDGRTPLLVAAAENQPFVADYLLDRGAQLSDRDSLGNSAMHLAARASHIYTLENLLHRGATLETRDLEGYTPLHRAAEAGDLFAVQHLVALGANLFAMQNDGELSIPAVLAARKRHWEVTRFFREKGQYFPIHMMAAQGDLPGVSEAISDMPAAVNLFDSMQNTPLMSAVQTGECETAALLLERGADPTLRNLEGEFPLAIALRRSHFACAETLLERGANINEPLSSGVELTLLGDAVRSAPIETVSFILEHGADPRASWEGGRTALHVAVEIADVAKVRRLVEAGADPAFLNVAGWSPLLLAAQRGLLPVLEAMTTDPDLLDAPSNDGRRPIHEAAARGQDGVVAWLLSRGVSPTSADGAGRTALHRAALEGHTTTATLLLEAGALLEAVDTKGNTPWLAAVEGGSTAMLQLLLARGANGGQRNTSQAGAVHIALANHHVPLVYWLHDHGVPIDPRDGEGRSALYPAVRTGDREVVEWLAALNLPVDDRDRAGLGPIHEATAGGDIETIRFLIEKGVSVANADANLNTPLHFAAARGNGSIIRLLLDSGAPLEVENADGQRPLHMAARNGHGDCVEVLAVRGAVVNAADHHGSTPLIAAAAAGHYDAVVALIRRGASIEMVNADGLTPLQAASYLLESPVDDTTREEIFRVRAFLHAVLAEEFRAVATAGDLERMKTLLIAYPSYRDAPTFGRTPVHWAAQSGHDAMVELLGSDLH comes from the coding sequence ATGGACCGACGAGCAGGCAACCTGGTCTTCCAAGCTTGCGTCCGTCTGTCGTCCGTACCGCCACGCCTTGCGGCTCTCGCCGGGCTCCTGCTGGCACTGAGCGTCAGCGGGTGCCGCCCCCAGGTCCCGACCCCGGAAATCGATTACGCGCCCGAAGAAGCGGGAAACACGGTACGTCGAACAGAGGACGTGGCCCCCGCGCCCGCCCTCCACGCGCTCCTGGATCTTTTTTTACGCGGGGTTGATCATCCACTTGCGCCGACTCGATGGCGCGTCGCCGGGTTGTCGTACTATCCGTCCATCCATCAGGCGGTAGCGGCGGGGGATCTCTACGCCGTTGTGGACCAAATTGAGGGCGGGGCCAATCTTCACGAGCGCGACAAAGACGGACGCACTCCCCTGCTTGTGGCGGCGGCCGAGAACCAACCCTTCGTAGCAGACTACCTCCTTGATCGCGGAGCGCAATTGTCGGATCGGGATAGCCTTGGCAATTCCGCCATGCATCTCGCCGCACGAGCGAGCCATATCTACACGCTTGAGAATCTGCTCCACCGCGGCGCGACGTTGGAGACGCGAGATTTGGAGGGTTACACGCCCTTGCACCGTGCCGCGGAAGCCGGCGACCTCTTCGCGGTACAGCACCTGGTGGCCCTCGGCGCGAATCTGTTCGCCATGCAAAACGATGGAGAACTTTCTATTCCAGCGGTACTTGCCGCACGAAAGCGACACTGGGAGGTCACCCGTTTCTTTCGCGAAAAGGGCCAGTACTTTCCAATACACATGATGGCGGCGCAGGGAGACCTGCCCGGCGTATCCGAGGCAATCTCCGATATGCCGGCGGCCGTCAACCTCTTCGATTCCATGCAAAACACGCCCCTCATGAGTGCGGTTCAGACCGGTGAATGCGAGACCGCCGCGCTTCTTCTGGAGCGGGGAGCCGATCCCACATTGCGTAATCTGGAAGGCGAATTTCCGCTGGCCATCGCACTTCGCCGCAGCCATTTTGCGTGCGCCGAGACCCTGCTCGAGCGCGGCGCCAATATCAACGAGCCCCTCTCTTCAGGAGTCGAATTGACTTTGCTCGGCGACGCGGTCCGAAGCGCCCCCATTGAGACGGTGTCCTTCATCCTTGAGCACGGCGCCGATCCGCGAGCGAGCTGGGAGGGAGGAAGGACCGCCCTCCACGTGGCCGTGGAAATCGCGGATGTCGCTAAAGTACGGCGACTTGTAGAGGCGGGCGCCGATCCAGCCTTCCTGAACGTGGCGGGTTGGTCGCCTCTGCTCCTCGCCGCGCAACGTGGGCTGCTGCCGGTCCTGGAGGCGATGACAACTGACCCCGACCTCCTTGATGCCCCGTCCAACGATGGGCGACGACCGATTCACGAGGCCGCCGCCCGTGGACAAGATGGGGTCGTGGCATGGCTCCTCTCCCGGGGTGTGTCGCCGACTTCCGCGGACGGCGCCGGGCGGACGGCATTGCACCGTGCCGCACTTGAAGGGCACACCACTACAGCGACCCTTCTCCTGGAGGCGGGGGCATTGCTGGAGGCGGTTGATACCAAGGGGAATACGCCTTGGCTGGCGGCGGTCGAGGGCGGCTCCACAGCGATGCTTCAGTTGCTGCTCGCGCGCGGCGCCAACGGCGGACAGCGAAATACCTCCCAGGCCGGGGCCGTTCATATTGCTCTCGCGAATCATCATGTCCCCCTGGTCTATTGGCTGCACGACCACGGCGTCCCCATCGACCCGCGAGACGGCGAAGGCCGCTCCGCCCTCTACCCCGCGGTACGAACCGGAGACCGGGAGGTCGTGGAGTGGCTCGCAGCGCTGAATCTACCCGTTGATGATCGTGATCGGGCCGGACTCGGCCCCATCCATGAAGCGACGGCCGGGGGAGATATCGAAACGATCCGATTCCTGATTGAAAAGGGCGTCTCGGTGGCAAACGCGGACGCCAACCTCAATACACCGCTTCACTTCGCCGCCGCCCGAGGCAACGGGTCGATTATCCGACTCCTGTTGGATTCGGGAGCCCCCTTAGAGGTCGAGAACGCTGACGGACAAAGGCCCCTGCACATGGCGGCAAGAAACGGACATGGGGATTGCGTGGAGGTCCTTGCTGTTCGGGGGGCGGTTGTGAACGCGGCGGATCACCACGGTTCTACGCCCCTCATCGCAGCGGCGGCGGCGGGCCACTATGACGCGGTGGTAGCTTTGATACGGCGGGGGGCGTCGATTGAAATGGTAAATGCCGATGGGCTCACCCCGCTACAGGCGGCCTCATACTTGTTGGAAAGCCCCGTTGACGACACCACGCGGGAGGAAATATTTCGGGTCCGGGCGTTCCTTCATGCCGTCCTGGCGGAAGAGTTTCGCGCGGTTGCGACCGCAGGCGATCTGGAACGAATGAAGACGCTGTTGATCGCCTACCCAAGCTACCGAGATGCCCCGACTTTCGGACGAACTCCAGTCCACTGGGCGGCACAGAGCGGCCACGACGCCATGGTGGAGCTACTCGGAAGCGACTTGCACTAG
- the rplM gene encoding 50S ribosomal protein L13, whose amino-acid sequence MKTYVPKDGEVKKNWHIIDAEGQVLGRVAAEAAKLIRGKHKPQYTPYLDCGDHVIVINAAKARVTGNKMVQKKYYRHSGYPGGLSEANYGEIVERFPERAMTLAIKGMLPHNRLGRKLCTNFRVYAGADHPHVAQNPKPFELK is encoded by the coding sequence GTGAAAACCTATGTCCCCAAAGACGGGGAAGTTAAAAAGAACTGGCATATCATTGATGCCGAGGGCCAAGTCCTGGGCCGTGTTGCCGCAGAAGCTGCGAAGCTGATCCGTGGCAAGCACAAGCCTCAGTACACCCCCTATCTTGACTGTGGCGATCACGTCATTGTCATCAACGCGGCAAAAGCCCGGGTTACCGGCAACAAGATGGTACAGAAGAAGTACTATCGGCACTCTGGTTATCCCGGCGGCCTCTCGGAAGCGAACTACGGCGAAATCGTAGAACGCTTCCCGGAACGGGCCATGACCTTGGCCATCAAGGGCATGCTTCCCCACAACCGCCTTGGCCGGAAACTTTGCACGAACTTTCGAGTCTATGCCGGTGCGGATCATCCCCACGTGGCGCAGAACCCGAAACCCTTCGAACTGAAGTAA
- a CDS encoding TlpA family protein disulfide reductase: MQYLREYGSTIAIVLVGALIVYTMAVGGSHPLKGKTAPDFTLPGVDGKPVSLSSHLGKDVVVLDFWASWCPPCRKGLPILDRLASSMKGKPVAFYAVNIRESEALVTEFARREKLTLPILLDDSGLVADDYGVTTIPQTVIIDRAGKVHNVEVGLSLWGAEETILTEIQAALDAPVGTPGV; the protein is encoded by the coding sequence ATGCAGTACCTGCGCGAATACGGCTCCACCATCGCCATCGTCCTGGTGGGCGCACTTATCGTCTACACCATGGCCGTGGGAGGTTCCCATCCGCTGAAGGGGAAAACCGCGCCGGATTTTACGCTCCCCGGTGTGGATGGTAAGCCGGTAAGCCTCTCCAGTCATCTGGGCAAAGACGTTGTCGTCCTCGACTTCTGGGCCTCCTGGTGCCCGCCCTGTCGAAAGGGCCTCCCCATCCTTGATCGCCTGGCCTCATCGATGAAGGGAAAACCCGTGGCTTTCTATGCGGTCAACATCCGCGAAAGCGAGGCCCTGGTAACCGAGTTCGCACGCAGGGAGAAGCTGACGCTTCCCATTCTGCTGGATGATTCGGGGCTGGTTGCCGATGACTACGGTGTGACAACCATCCCCCAGACCGTCATCATTGATCGCGCGGGAAAGGTCCATAACGTCGAAGTCGGATTGTCCCTGTGGGGAGCCGAAGAGACCATCCTTACCGAGATCCAGGCGGCTCTGGACGCCCCCGTGGGGACACCCGGCGTTTGA
- a CDS encoding class I SAM-dependent methyltransferase gives MITSSQLLREIAVDNPFQPATSIWRAVELALIINTPFPEGRGLDLGCGDGTILQRVLKYVGSREVVGIDLDPRETEAATALGLYANVHTGPGSAIPEPDASFDFVFSNSVLEHIPDLAPVFAEVARILKPGGVFYFTVPSSTFPDLLYGPWLPGTDRRAYNDLVTRRIAVAHYFTREQCAAWMSEAGLRLDETIPYFSRKVTRRWEFVARVTSGILYQIAGHRKQPIEIQHTLRIRTRRSGLLAKLAVHAVTLLGIGALKDDDGPRHGYGGYLFIARKPAS, from the coding sequence ATGATTACCAGCTCCCAGTTGCTGCGGGAAATCGCCGTGGACAATCCCTTCCAGCCAGCCACAAGTATCTGGCGCGCGGTGGAGCTTGCCCTCATCATCAATACACCCTTTCCCGAGGGGCGGGGTCTTGATTTGGGTTGTGGGGACGGAACAATCCTGCAGCGAGTCCTGAAGTATGTCGGTTCCCGCGAGGTGGTTGGTATTGACCTGGATCCGCGCGAAACGGAAGCCGCCACGGCCCTGGGTCTCTACGCCAACGTCCACACAGGACCGGGCTCGGCCATACCCGAGCCGGACGCCAGCTTCGATTTCGTTTTTTCCAACAGCGTGCTGGAGCACATCCCGGATCTGGCTCCCGTGTTCGCCGAGGTTGCGCGGATTCTTAAGCCCGGTGGCGTTTTCTACTTCACCGTACCGAGTTCGACATTCCCCGACCTGCTCTACGGCCCGTGGCTGCCCGGGACGGACCGGCGCGCCTACAACGATCTCGTCACGCGCCGCATCGCAGTGGCGCATTACTTCACGCGGGAGCAATGCGCGGCATGGATGTCAGAGGCTGGTCTACGCCTCGACGAAACGATTCCGTATTTTTCTCGGAAGGTTACGCGCCGCTGGGAGTTTGTGGCGCGGGTGACCTCGGGAATTCTCTATCAGATTGCGGGCCATCGCAAGCAGCCCATAGAAATACAGCATACCCTCAGGATTCGCACGCGACGCAGTGGTCTGTTGGCCAAGCTCGCGGTCCATGCGGTCACGCTCCTTGGAATCGGCGCGCTCAAGGATGACGATGGACCGCGGCACGGCTACGGGGGCTACCTTTTCATCGCGCGGAAGCCCGCATCGTGA
- a CDS encoding Gfo/Idh/MocA family oxidoreductase produces MPEPLRVLSIGLGWVATHRHLPVMTASPLFDVVGVADKRPERAVEVARKFNVPKHYSAPGLAGEDGLAQIPWLDDVEAVVIGASPFAHYALAKSALRAGKHVLTEKPFAMTVEEGEELVALAKEKSCILAVVHNFQFAPSMRRLLADIQSGKIGRIKSVSGVVFGNPRRRLPEWYESLPLGLFYDESPHLYYLLRSVLPNSMTPVQCDVFPGSDGKATPAQLSQWFTSVSDVGETIPVHLSMNFESPLSEWHLQVHGEHAFADVDIFRDIYLCLPNDGAHTAATILRTSLLTSIQHWMQHIPCGFKHFSGRMWYGNEEVFQRFADAVRRGKQPEGISGEDALAVLKLQHHAIATCATLPRHGDG; encoded by the coding sequence ATGCCTGAACCCCTGCGCGTACTCTCCATTGGCCTCGGTTGGGTTGCAACTCACCGACACCTTCCGGTCATGACCGCCAGTCCGTTGTTTGACGTCGTTGGCGTTGCGGACAAACGGCCGGAGCGCGCTGTGGAAGTGGCCCGAAAGTTCAATGTGCCAAAACACTATTCCGCGCCGGGGCTGGCGGGGGAAGACGGTCTGGCTCAGATTCCCTGGCTTGATGACGTGGAGGCGGTGGTCATCGGTGCGAGTCCCTTTGCCCATTACGCCCTGGCAAAGTCCGCCCTGCGCGCGGGAAAACATGTGCTCACCGAAAAGCCCTTCGCCATGACGGTTGAAGAAGGCGAGGAACTCGTTGCGCTGGCGAAAGAGAAAAGTTGCATACTCGCCGTCGTGCACAATTTCCAGTTCGCGCCCTCCATGCGCCGCCTACTGGCGGACATTCAATCCGGAAAAATCGGAAGGATTAAGAGCGTCAGCGGAGTCGTCTTTGGCAATCCGCGACGCAGGTTGCCCGAGTGGTACGAATCGTTGCCGCTGGGGCTTTTCTATGATGAGAGTCCCCACCTCTATTACCTGTTGCGCTCGGTCTTGCCCAATTCCATGACGCCTGTACAGTGCGATGTATTCCCCGGCTCCGATGGCAAAGCAACCCCCGCCCAATTGAGCCAATGGTTCACTTCGGTATCGGACGTCGGCGAGACTATTCCGGTGCACCTCTCCATGAATTTTGAGAGCCCCCTGAGCGAGTGGCACCTCCAGGTACACGGGGAGCACGCCTTTGCGGATGTCGATATATTCCGCGATATCTATCTATGTCTTCCCAACGATGGCGCCCATACGGCCGCCACGATACTGCGAACGAGTCTGCTTACGTCCATCCAGCACTGGATGCAACATATCCCCTGCGGGTTCAAGCATTTCAGTGGCCGTATGTGGTATGGAAACGAGGAAGTCTTCCAGCGCTTCGCCGATGCCGTTCGGCGCGGAAAACAGCCCGAGGGCATCAGCGGGGAAGACGCCCTGGCGGTTCTCAAGCTGCAACATCATGCCATCGCGACATGCGCCACGCTGCCGAGGCATGGTGACGGCTGA